From the Polynucleobacter sp. MWH-UH35A genome, one window contains:
- a CDS encoding TolC family protein, with product MTSTRFRLSRLTAFGLILSQALGLGAWSSTILAQSPNAAARPALPTPMSASTLIGLEQPPQMVPPTSKPAVPAVSAPSNLNGNKSTDVKGQLNDLIQLYQEAAFSDPVLTSARFNYQASKELYWQGFSLLMPQANATPGGTRYYQHGTGTTLVSNSPGNSRVFDQKSYTVTLTQPVFNVGALELFKQGDLNTKLADMRFFLAQQDLILRVSQAYFDALTSQDNVALYKNKKDLIKQQLEAAQAKFDAGLATIVDVNTAQAALDLASSQEIAAQADLIVKRGALEQIVGRPVGALKPLVKDAKIEGVLKDPRSKSKDSKGYPIAESVNPHLPPGQTLEDWINQAESANFNVLAGQLSVSLAESTYRGAQALNYPTVNLVGTSGYNTSNGTPNNYTPSNTNVYNNTLALQMTIPLVSGGFNSSVIRQNAALVDAAKANYDNYRRTAAQNTRTAFTGFYGGLASVKAYEAAERSSTSALESSKLGFQVGTLINIDVLIALDTLINTRSLLQQARYNTILNAIRLKAHAAALTDEDLIAINSLLR from the coding sequence ATGACCTCAACCCGCTTTAGACTTTCTAGACTTACCGCCTTTGGTTTGATCCTGAGTCAAGCGCTTGGTCTTGGAGCGTGGTCATCCACAATATTGGCGCAAAGTCCCAATGCTGCAGCAAGGCCCGCTTTACCAACCCCAATGAGTGCATCAACCCTGATTGGGCTTGAGCAACCGCCGCAGATGGTGCCACCAACAAGCAAACCAGCGGTACCCGCAGTCTCAGCACCATCCAATTTGAATGGCAATAAAAGCACTGATGTCAAAGGGCAATTAAACGATTTAATTCAACTCTATCAAGAAGCGGCTTTTAGCGATCCTGTATTAACCTCCGCTCGCTTTAATTACCAAGCCAGCAAAGAGCTCTACTGGCAAGGTTTTTCTTTATTAATGCCTCAGGCCAATGCTACCCCTGGTGGAACCCGCTATTATCAGCACGGCACTGGAACGACTCTAGTTTCAAATAGCCCTGGCAACAGTCGCGTCTTTGATCAAAAAAGTTATACCGTCACACTGACCCAGCCCGTTTTTAACGTTGGTGCATTAGAGCTTTTTAAGCAAGGTGACCTCAATACTAAATTAGCAGATATGCGCTTTTTCTTGGCGCAACAGGATTTAATCTTGCGAGTATCACAAGCCTACTTTGATGCACTAACGAGCCAAGATAATGTAGCACTCTATAAGAATAAAAAGGATTTGATTAAGCAACAGCTTGAAGCTGCTCAGGCAAAATTTGATGCTGGCTTAGCAACCATTGTGGACGTTAATACTGCCCAAGCGGCTCTTGATTTAGCAAGCTCTCAAGAAATTGCCGCTCAGGCTGATTTGATTGTGAAGCGTGGTGCCTTAGAGCAAATTGTTGGACGGCCTGTAGGAGCATTAAAGCCCCTGGTTAAAGACGCCAAAATCGAAGGTGTTCTCAAGGACCCGCGCAGCAAGAGCAAGGATTCTAAGGGCTACCCGATTGCTGAAAGCGTGAACCCACATCTTCCTCCCGGACAAACTTTAGAAGATTGGATTAACCAAGCGGAGTCGGCCAACTTTAATGTCCTAGCTGGTCAACTATCAGTCAGTCTTGCAGAGAGCACCTATCGTGGTGCCCAGGCATTGAATTACCCCACCGTGAACTTAGTTGGAACTTCTGGATACAACACTTCGAACGGCACGCCTAACAACTACACACCATCGAATACCAATGTGTACAACAATACCTTGGCCCTTCAGATGACTATTCCACTCGTTTCAGGTGGATTTAATAGTTCTGTCATTCGTCAAAATGCTGCTTTAGTAGATGCAGCTAAAGCCAACTACGACAACTATCGCCGTACAGCGGCACAAAACACTCGCACTGCCTTTACAGGATTTTATGGTGGCTTAGCTAGCGTTAAAGCTTATGAAGCAGCGGAGCGTTCAAGCACCTCAGCATTAGAGTCCAGCAAGCTAGGATTTCAAGTTGGAACTTTAATTAACATTGATGTTTTGATTGCACTAGACACACTCATCAATACTCGTTCATTACTGCAACAGGCAAGATACAACACCATCTTGAATGCCATCAGACTAAAAGCACATGCAGCTGCATTAACAGATGAAGATTTAATCGCAATTAATTCTCTATTGCGCTAA
- a CDS encoding undecaprenyl-diphosphate phosphatase: MDLILLLKAVILGVVEGLTEFLPISSTGHLILVGDLLDFNNDQGKAFEVIIQFGAILAVCWEFRQKLINVATSFSGSAIARRFVLNLLIASIPAMGLGFLFGKHIKAVLFSPIPVASAFIVGALIIFWAERRQQKIVSIPSHIQSVDDLTPLDALKVGIAQCAALIPGTSRSGATIIGGMLFGLPRAVATEFSFFLAIPVIGGATAYELLKLWKAPVAFSAEFTLATIVGFIAAFISAFVCVRWLIHYVAHHNFIPFAWYRIAFGLLVLFTAYTGLIAWSH, encoded by the coding sequence ATGGATCTAATTTTGTTACTAAAAGCAGTCATTCTGGGGGTAGTCGAGGGATTAACGGAGTTTTTGCCGATCTCGAGCACGGGGCATCTGATATTAGTCGGGGATTTGCTCGATTTTAATAATGATCAAGGTAAGGCTTTTGAGGTCATTATTCAGTTTGGGGCGATATTAGCGGTTTGCTGGGAGTTTCGCCAAAAGCTTATCAACGTTGCCACCTCTTTTTCTGGTAGTGCCATTGCACGTCGATTTGTATTGAACTTATTGATTGCCTCTATTCCTGCGATGGGTCTGGGCTTTTTATTTGGGAAACATATTAAAGCAGTACTGTTTTCGCCAATCCCGGTAGCAAGTGCATTCATTGTGGGTGCTCTGATTATTTTTTGGGCTGAACGACGTCAGCAAAAAATCGTGAGCATTCCTAGTCACATTCAGTCGGTTGACGATCTCACTCCTTTGGACGCTCTAAAAGTTGGTATAGCACAATGCGCAGCCTTAATTCCAGGAACATCGCGTTCGGGCGCAACCATTATTGGCGGTATGTTATTTGGTTTACCGCGTGCAGTAGCAACCGAGTTTTCTTTCTTCTTGGCTATTCCGGTCATTGGTGGCGCAACTGCTTACGAGCTGCTGAAGCTATGGAAGGCGCCAGTTGCCTTCTCTGCAGAGTTTACGCTTGCAACCATTGTGGGTTTTATTGCTGCATTTATTTCAGCGTTTGTCTGTGTTCGTTGGTTAATTCATTATGTGGCACACCATAATTTCATTCCATTTGCTTGGTATCGCATTGCTTTTGGTTTGCTCGTGTTATTTACTGCCTATACTGGTTTAATAGCCTGGTCCCATTAA
- a CDS encoding DUF2721 domain-containing protein, whose translation MMDASIDAITNNIQLALAPVFLLTAVATLINAISGRLARSVDRMRSIRQAINRGEVKDEALLQHMNKEADEAQIRGRLCTAAIFFDVLSGVFISLTVLELFFFQAGAVRSLQTTYVIWTFVLGLVFFMTSLSIVLTEVVYAYRSAGWNTPK comes from the coding sequence ATGATGGATGCATCAATAGACGCAATTACGAATAATATTCAACTGGCACTAGCACCTGTGTTCTTGCTAACAGCGGTTGCCACCCTCATTAATGCCATCTCTGGTCGTCTTGCGCGGTCTGTTGATCGCATGCGCTCCATACGCCAAGCGATTAATCGGGGTGAGGTAAAAGATGAAGCGCTTTTGCAGCATATGAATAAAGAAGCTGATGAGGCCCAAATTCGTGGACGCCTTTGCACAGCAGCCATCTTTTTTGATGTGCTCAGTGGCGTCTTTATTTCCTTAACTGTCCTCGAGTTATTCTTCTTTCAGGCAGGAGCGGTCCGCTCACTACAAACAACCTATGTCATCTGGACTTTTGTGCTGGGCCTAGTCTTTTTTATGACATCACTCTCGATTGTGCTGACTGAAGTTGTTTATGCCTACCGATCTGCAGGTTGGAATACTCCTAAATGA
- a CDS encoding UDP-glucuronic acid decarboxylase family protein, with translation MNKILITGGAGFLGSHLTEKLLKEGNDVLVVDNYFTGTKENLAHLLPNPRLELMRHDVTFPLYVETNQIYNLACPASPVHYQHDPVQTTKTSVHGAINMLGLAKRTRARILQASTSEVYGDPEVHPQPEEYWGKVNPIGIRSCYDEGKRCAETLFFDYNRQHNLDIKVVRIFNTYGPRMHPNDGRVVSNFIVQALQGKDITIYGDGQQTRSFCYVDDLIDAMVKMMNSEEGFTGPVNIGNPGEFTMLQLAETILRLSGSKSKIIHQPLPSDDPKQRQPNIELAKARLGWEPKVNLEGGLKETIAYFKKVVG, from the coding sequence ATGAACAAAATCCTCATCACTGGCGGCGCAGGTTTTCTTGGTTCTCATCTGACTGAGAAGCTCCTCAAGGAGGGTAATGATGTTTTGGTAGTGGATAACTACTTCACGGGCACCAAAGAGAACTTGGCCCATTTACTGCCTAATCCACGCTTAGAGCTTATGCGTCACGATGTGACGTTTCCACTCTATGTAGAAACCAATCAGATTTATAACTTAGCCTGCCCAGCCTCCCCTGTGCATTATCAGCATGATCCGGTGCAAACGACTAAAACCAGCGTACATGGCGCAATCAATATGCTCGGTCTTGCCAAGAGAACCAGAGCCCGCATCCTGCAAGCATCAACTAGTGAAGTCTATGGTGATCCAGAAGTACACCCTCAGCCAGAGGAATATTGGGGCAAAGTCAATCCTATTGGGATTCGCTCCTGCTACGATGAAGGCAAGCGCTGTGCGGAAACCCTTTTTTTCGATTACAACCGACAACATAATCTTGATATAAAAGTAGTGCGGATCTTTAATACCTACGGCCCACGCATGCATCCCAATGATGGCCGCGTAGTGAGTAATTTCATTGTCCAAGCATTACAAGGTAAGGACATCACGATTTACGGTGATGGCCAACAAACCAGAAGCTTTTGCTATGTCGATGACTTAATTGACGCCATGGTCAAAATGATGAACTCTGAAGAAGGCTTTACCGGGCCAGTCAATATTGGTAATCCAGGTGAGTTCACGATGTTGCAGTTGGCCGAAACCATTCTGAGGCTCTCTGGTAGCAAATCGAAGATCATTCATCAGCCATTACCATCAGACGATCCAAAACAGCGTCAGCCTAATATCGAATTAGCAAAAGCTAGGCTAGGCTGGGAGCCCAAGGTTAATCTTGAGGGCGGTCTAAAAGAGACGATTGCCTACTTTAAGAAGGTTGTGGGGTAA
- the trmB gene encoding tRNA (guanosine(46)-N7)-methyltransferase TrmB: MGNVGDEAPKHFDRIRSFVLRAGRTTAGQQRAIDELGPQFLLPYQASNLDLVKAFDGSNKPKILEIGFGMGETTAKIAALRTEDDFLAIEVHPPGVGALLKLIGENQLTNLRLIRHDAVEVLEHMLAPNSLDGIHIYFADPWHKKRHHKRRLIQAEFVGLLVSRLKPGGYLHLATDWHNYAEQMLLVLNAEAVLQNTSSEKVKIETFNAEDAALPGEICNEFKPTLEQLNAQHAGYVERPAYRPVTKFENRGIKLGHGVWDLVYKKK; the protein is encoded by the coding sequence GTGGGTAATGTAGGCGATGAAGCCCCAAAACATTTTGATCGTATTCGATCTTTTGTTCTCAGGGCTGGTAGAACGACTGCTGGACAGCAGCGTGCTATTGATGAATTAGGTCCTCAGTTCTTACTTCCATATCAAGCCTCTAATCTCGATTTAGTTAAAGCGTTTGATGGCTCAAATAAGCCAAAGATTTTAGAAATTGGATTTGGCATGGGCGAGACGACTGCCAAGATTGCGGCTCTGAGAACCGAAGATGATTTCTTGGCAATCGAGGTCCACCCTCCAGGCGTGGGTGCCTTACTAAAACTCATTGGTGAAAACCAACTCACCAATTTAAGGCTCATTCGCCATGACGCGGTTGAGGTGCTTGAACATATGCTTGCCCCAAATTCTTTGGACGGCATTCATATTTACTTTGCCGATCCCTGGCACAAGAAACGCCATCACAAGCGACGTCTCATCCAGGCTGAGTTTGTGGGCTTATTGGTATCCAGATTGAAGCCTGGCGGCTATTTGCATTTGGCGACAGATTGGCATAACTATGCAGAGCAAATGCTCTTGGTTCTGAATGCCGAGGCTGTATTGCAAAACACTTCAAGCGAGAAGGTAAAAATAGAAACCTTCAACGCAGAGGACGCTGCATTACCCGGCGAGATTTGCAATGAATTCAAACCCACGCTTGAACAGTTAAATGCTCAACATGCAGGATATGTAGAGAGACCTGCTTATCGCCCAGTAACGAAGTTTGAAAACCGCGGCATCAAACTAGGCCACGGTGTTTGGGATTTGGTCTATAAAAAGAAATAA
- a CDS encoding NAD-dependent succinate-semialdehyde dehydrogenase, translating to MQKVDIRSQLQDSSLFREEAFIDGKWIDSKNTFAVSNPATDDIIANVVNLDTRDVEQAIAAANQALPAWRNKLPKERASIMRKWFDLIIENTQDLAKLMTLEQGKPLTEAAGEVVYGASFVEWFAEEAKRVEGSILGTTWSDKRLMVLKQPIGVCVAITPWNFPIAMITRKIAPALAAGCTIVIKPAELTPLSALALAELAKRAGIPDGVINIVTADAAQSIVIGKTLCSSPTVRHLSFTGSTEVGRILMEQCAPTVKKLALELGGHAPFIVFEDADIDAAVSGAMASKFRNSGQTCVCANRFYVHKKIHDQFVEKFAKALAVIKVGNGMDSGITQGPLIENAALEKVKKHVADALSKGATLVTGGKQSAEGKNFYEPTILANVGSEMLITYEETFGPIAPIIPFESDEEVIKLANNSQFGLASYFYSRDIGRVWKVAEALEYGMVGVNTGLISNEVAPFGGIKQSGLGREGSVYGMDEYLEMKYVCVGL from the coding sequence ATGCAAAAAGTAGATATCCGCAGCCAACTTCAAGATTCCAGTCTTTTTAGAGAAGAGGCTTTTATCGACGGTAAATGGATAGACTCCAAAAATACTTTTGCGGTCTCCAATCCCGCTACCGATGACATCATTGCAAACGTTGTTAATCTTGATACTCGAGATGTAGAGCAAGCCATCGCTGCCGCTAATCAGGCACTACCTGCGTGGCGCAACAAACTCCCCAAAGAACGCGCCTCTATTATGCGCAAGTGGTTTGATCTGATTATTGAAAATACGCAAGATCTCGCAAAACTGATGACGCTTGAGCAGGGCAAGCCTTTGACTGAAGCTGCTGGCGAAGTTGTTTATGGAGCTTCTTTTGTAGAGTGGTTTGCTGAAGAAGCGAAACGCGTTGAGGGCTCCATCCTAGGGACCACTTGGAGTGACAAGCGCCTGATGGTGCTAAAACAGCCGATTGGCGTGTGCGTAGCCATTACTCCATGGAACTTCCCCATTGCCATGATTACCCGCAAGATTGCACCTGCATTAGCTGCTGGTTGCACGATCGTGATTAAACCTGCGGAATTAACTCCACTATCCGCCTTGGCTCTAGCCGAACTTGCCAAACGTGCTGGTATTCCGGATGGGGTTATCAATATTGTGACTGCTGATGCAGCTCAATCCATTGTGATAGGTAAAACTTTGTGCTCTTCGCCTACAGTACGTCACCTGTCATTTACAGGATCTACAGAAGTGGGTCGTATTCTGATGGAACAGTGTGCCCCTACTGTTAAGAAACTCGCTCTTGAGTTAGGTGGGCATGCGCCATTTATCGTCTTTGAAGATGCTGATATCGACGCAGCCGTCAGCGGTGCGATGGCCTCTAAATTCAGGAACTCTGGTCAAACTTGTGTCTGCGCTAATCGCTTTTATGTTCACAAAAAGATACATGATCAGTTTGTTGAAAAGTTTGCTAAAGCACTTGCCGTTATTAAAGTCGGTAATGGTATGGACAGCGGCATCACCCAAGGTCCCCTAATTGAAAATGCTGCTCTAGAAAAAGTAAAGAAACATGTTGCCGATGCACTAAGCAAGGGCGCAACACTGGTGACTGGCGGCAAACAGTCTGCTGAAGGCAAAAACTTTTATGAGCCAACCATTCTTGCGAATGTCGGTAGCGAAATGCTCATTACCTACGAAGAGACTTTTGGTCCAATAGCCCCAATCATTCCTTTTGAGAGCGATGAAGAGGTCATCAAACTTGCAAACAATAGTCAGTTTGGTTTGGCATCCTACTTCTATAGCCGTGATATTGGCCGCGTCTGGAAAGTAGCGGAAGCTTTGGAATATGGCATGGTGGGTGTGAACACTGGACTCATCTCCAATGAGGTAGCGCCCTTTGGCGGCATCAAGCAATCTGGCCTTGGGCGTGAAGGTAGTGTTTACGGTATGGATGAATACCTGGAAATGAAATACGTCTGCGTAGGTTTATAA
- the nusB gene encoding transcription antitermination factor NusB, producing MSTSSQNPLNPQAGKEVKPAPKRSLTPRRRAREYALQGVYQSLVMRRAGSIPNGAAIAKQLSEDPAFRRCQLDLFQGIFDGVLARTDELEAIITPALDRPINELSPVEHAALLIGAYELAADLSVPYKVAINEAVELAKTFGGTDGHKYVNGVLDLLAQKLRTTETQAG from the coding sequence ATGTCTACGTCTAGCCAAAATCCGCTGAATCCACAAGCCGGTAAGGAAGTAAAGCCAGCGCCAAAGCGCTCGCTCACACCACGTCGCCGCGCTCGTGAGTATGCTCTTCAAGGTGTTTATCAAAGTCTAGTCATGCGTCGTGCAGGCAGCATTCCGAATGGTGCTGCCATTGCCAAGCAACTGTCCGAAGACCCAGCATTTCGTCGCTGCCAACTAGATCTCTTTCAAGGCATCTTTGATGGCGTTTTGGCACGCACCGACGAACTAGAAGCCATCATCACTCCAGCGCTAGATCGCCCGATTAATGAACTGTCGCCCGTAGAGCATGCAGCACTCCTCATTGGCGCCTACGAACTAGCAGCAGATCTCTCAGTGCCTTACAAAGTGGCAATCAATGAAGCAGTAGAGCTCGCCAAAACCTTTGGCGGTACGGATGGTCATAAATATGTCAACGGCGTACTAGACTTACTGGCCCAGAAACTGCGCACTACAGAAACACAGGCAGGCTAG
- the ribH gene encoding 6,7-dimethyl-8-ribityllumazine synthase: MTSTKDFVGVLEADLNGQDLRIGVVQARFNEDHCVALTNACINELISLGVNQSDIKLVTVPGALEIPFALQKLVETGEFDGLVALGAVIRGETYHFELVSNESAASITRISLDSGLPIANGVLTCDTDEQALARVQVKGAECAQAVVEMANLALALTPDIDIEINSSE; the protein is encoded by the coding sequence ATGACTAGCACTAAAGACTTTGTAGGCGTATTAGAAGCAGACCTGAATGGTCAGGATTTACGTATTGGCGTTGTACAAGCACGCTTTAATGAAGACCATTGTGTAGCCCTGACCAACGCCTGCATAAATGAACTCATCTCCCTAGGCGTCAATCAATCTGATATCAAGCTTGTGACTGTACCTGGAGCGCTTGAGATTCCATTTGCATTGCAAAAGCTGGTGGAAACTGGCGAGTTTGATGGCTTGGTTGCCCTGGGAGCCGTCATTCGCGGCGAGACCTACCACTTTGAACTGGTTTCTAATGAGTCTGCGGCTAGCATTACACGCATCTCTCTTGACTCTGGCTTGCCAATCGCCAATGGCGTACTCACTTGCGACACCGATGAACAAGCACTTGCTCGTGTGCAAGTCAAAGGTGCAGAATGCGCTCAAGCAGTTGTAGAGATGGCGAACCTAGCCTTGGCATTAACGCCAGATATCGATATCGAAATCAACTCGAGTGAATAA
- the ribBA gene encoding bifunctional 3,4-dihydroxy-2-butanone-4-phosphate synthase/GTP cyclohydrolase II — protein MPNTLASTEEIIAELRTGKMVILVDEEDRENEGDLVLAADHVTAEAVNFMAKHGRGLICLTLTRERCQQLNLPLMVRDNGTSMGTNFTVSIEAATGVTTGISAADRALTIKTAVAPNAKPSDLVQPGHIFPLMAQPGGVLIRSGHTEAGCDLAAMAGCSPTSVICEIMKDDGSMARLPDLLEFAKEHQLKIGSIADLIQYRSQHESIVVREGAREFITPWGKFQGMIYRDTPSSCIHIALVHGKPSEAQETLVRVHEPVTVLDFLDSNVSTHSWPLAKALEELSSAPAGVAVLLNASGIAAPNDQDWLAQFQKLNQSHEEAKKPLARKTDFRSYGIGAQILKDIGVGKMRLLANPSPVPSLSGYKLEVAGYKPYTP, from the coding sequence ATGCCAAATACCCTTGCCTCCACCGAAGAAATTATTGCTGAGCTACGCACCGGCAAAATGGTGATCCTCGTTGATGAAGAAGATCGTGAGAACGAAGGCGATTTAGTCCTTGCCGCTGATCACGTCACGGCTGAGGCTGTGAATTTCATGGCAAAACATGGACGCGGGCTCATTTGCCTAACTTTGACACGCGAACGCTGCCAACAGCTCAATCTTCCCTTGATGGTTCGCGACAACGGCACATCGATGGGAACCAATTTCACGGTATCGATTGAAGCGGCGACTGGTGTGACTACCGGCATTTCTGCAGCAGATCGTGCACTCACGATTAAAACTGCAGTTGCTCCAAATGCGAAACCGAGTGATTTGGTTCAGCCTGGGCATATTTTTCCGTTGATGGCACAGCCTGGTGGCGTACTGATTCGCTCTGGCCATACTGAAGCAGGCTGTGACTTAGCAGCAATGGCAGGCTGTTCACCCACTTCCGTGATTTGCGAAATCATGAAAGATGATGGCAGCATGGCGCGTCTTCCAGACCTCCTAGAATTTGCCAAGGAGCATCAATTAAAAATTGGCAGTATTGCGGACCTCATTCAATATCGCAGTCAACATGAGAGCATTGTGGTTCGTGAAGGTGCCCGTGAATTCATCACCCCTTGGGGAAAATTCCAAGGCATGATTTATCGCGATACACCAAGTTCTTGCATTCATATTGCATTGGTGCATGGCAAACCGTCTGAGGCACAAGAAACCCTAGTGCGCGTGCATGAGCCAGTCACGGTTCTGGATTTCCTCGACTCAAATGTCAGCACCCACTCGTGGCCACTAGCTAAGGCCCTTGAGGAGCTTAGCTCCGCTCCTGCTGGCGTTGCTGTTCTTCTCAATGCCTCTGGCATTGCTGCCCCAAATGATCAAGACTGGTTAGCCCAGTTCCAAAAGCTCAATCAATCCCATGAAGAAGCCAAGAAGCCCTTGGCCAGAAAAACGGATTTCAGAAGCTATGGAATTGGCGCTCAAATACTAAAAGACATCGGCGTGGGCAAAATGCGTTTACTGGCTAATCCAAGCCCCGTTCCTAGCCTCTCTGGTTATAAGCTCGAAGTGGCAGGCTATAAGCCTTACACTCCTTGA
- a CDS encoding GspH/FimT family pseudopilin, with product MSKATDGFSLLELMAVVLIIAITAMMTMPLLQEQIAAREIDTVARRFISHAHFTRQQALHLGQPVHLVPSSGDQWEAGWVVKSGCAGKSVKAACIDKSWFAQANIDPIYFKGGGKQFIDPNSGRRGILFNAAGAAKTD from the coding sequence TTGAGTAAGGCGACAGACGGATTTAGCTTGCTTGAGTTAATGGCGGTGGTTTTAATTATTGCAATTACCGCCATGATGACGATGCCTTTATTGCAAGAGCAAATAGCGGCCCGAGAAATCGATACTGTTGCCAGAAGATTTATTAGTCACGCGCACTTTACTCGTCAGCAGGCGCTGCATTTAGGTCAGCCCGTTCACCTAGTACCAAGCTCGGGAGATCAATGGGAGGCGGGGTGGGTGGTCAAAAGCGGCTGTGCCGGAAAGTCCGTAAAGGCGGCCTGTATTGATAAGTCCTGGTTCGCGCAGGCAAATATTGACCCTATTTACTTTAAGGGTGGTGGTAAACAGTTTATTGACCCCAATTCTGGGAGGCGGGGTATTTTATTTAACGCCGCTGGCGCTGCCAAAACGGATTAA
- the ribD gene encoding bifunctional diaminohydroxyphosphoribosylaminopyrimidine deaminase/5-amino-6-(5-phosphoribosylamino)uracil reductase RibD — protein sequence MYSAVDHQFMSEAIAEAQKALYLSNPNPRVGCVIVKDGQVIGKGFTQRVGGAHAEVQALADAKALGNDLAGSTVYVTLEPCSHTGRTPPCVDALIAAKPSAVFVAMSDPNPLVSGKGLERLKAAGIKVHCGLMEIEARALNPGFVSRMIRGLPWVRMKIAASLDGKTALPDGRSQWITGPLARADGHHWRAQACAILTGVGTVKEDDPSLNVREVQTERQPWRIIVDSKLETPATAKILDGVDKSGVIIVCAGLDSPEMQQKAKMFTDRGIEVIAMANPFGKVDLPKLFSCLAKEREINEIHVESGFKLNGSLLREGCVDELLLYYAPFFMGEGIVMANVSPLNSLNTRQDWSIIDHSLFGSDLRMRLLKSH from the coding sequence ATGTACAGCGCAGTTGACCACCAGTTCATGAGCGAGGCAATAGCCGAGGCTCAAAAAGCACTCTATTTGTCGAATCCAAATCCCAGAGTGGGTTGTGTAATCGTTAAAGATGGCCAGGTTATTGGAAAAGGTTTTACACAAAGAGTGGGTGGCGCTCATGCTGAAGTTCAAGCGTTAGCAGATGCTAAAGCGCTCGGAAATGATCTGGCAGGATCAACCGTCTATGTGACCTTGGAGCCATGCAGCCATACTGGCAGAACACCGCCATGTGTTGATGCCTTGATCGCTGCTAAACCATCAGCAGTATTTGTAGCGATGTCAGATCCCAATCCTCTAGTTTCTGGCAAAGGCTTAGAGCGATTGAAGGCAGCAGGAATCAAAGTTCATTGTGGATTAATGGAAATAGAAGCACGCGCTTTAAATCCGGGATTTGTCTCAAGAATGATCAGGGGCTTACCTTGGGTACGTATGAAGATTGCTGCAAGTCTTGATGGTAAGACGGCTTTGCCCGATGGCCGTAGTCAGTGGATTACTGGACCACTGGCGAGGGCTGATGGTCATCATTGGCGTGCACAAGCGTGCGCCATTCTGACTGGTGTGGGTACCGTTAAAGAGGACGATCCCAGTCTGAATGTGCGAGAGGTGCAAACTGAGCGTCAGCCTTGGCGCATCATCGTTGATTCCAAATTAGAGACGCCAGCCACTGCAAAGATCTTAGATGGCGTTGATAAATCAGGCGTGATCATTGTGTGCGCAGGCTTGGATAGTCCTGAGATGCAGCAGAAGGCCAAGATGTTTACTGATCGTGGCATTGAAGTCATTGCGATGGCAAACCCCTTTGGCAAAGTGGATCTGCCAAAGTTATTCTCATGCCTGGCTAAAGAGCGTGAGATTAATGAGATTCATGTTGAGTCCGGCTTTAAGCTCAATGGATCTCTGCTCAGAGAGGGCTGCGTCGATGAGTTATTACTATATTACGCCCCATTCTTCATGGGTGAGGGTATTGTCATGGCTAATGTTTCACCTCTGAATTCTTTAAACACGAGGCAGGATTGGAGCATCATTGATCACAGCCTCTTTGGTTCTGATCTTCGTATGCGTCTGCTAAAAAGTCACTGA
- a CDS encoding riboflavin synthase gives MFTGIITAVGQIKSTQAKGDGLHLVVEVPAGYLDDVALGDSIAIQGACMTATQLTNNSFALDISRESLNKTVGLDKVGPVNLEKAMRLNDRLGGHLVSGHVDGVGKVAHFAQVANDAYGSWLLCIEAPKELAQYLAYKGSIVVNGVSLTVNQTEDTPTACIIDINIIPHTLQNTTLGNLKQGEAVNLEVDLIARYVARMLNKL, from the coding sequence ATGTTTACTGGAATCATTACTGCAGTTGGTCAAATTAAAAGCACTCAAGCAAAAGGTGATGGCTTACATTTAGTCGTTGAAGTTCCAGCGGGCTATTTGGACGATGTTGCCTTAGGTGACAGTATTGCGATTCAGGGTGCTTGCATGACGGCTACCCAGCTAACAAATAATTCTTTTGCCTTGGATATCTCTCGGGAGTCTCTGAATAAAACGGTTGGTCTCGATAAGGTAGGTCCAGTAAACCTCGAAAAAGCCATGCGCTTAAATGATCGCTTAGGCGGACATTTAGTCAGCGGGCACGTCGATGGTGTTGGTAAAGTTGCCCACTTCGCTCAGGTGGCTAACGATGCTTACGGCTCTTGGTTGTTATGTATTGAAGCGCCTAAAGAACTAGCGCAATACTTAGCTTACAAAGGCTCTATTGTTGTAAATGGCGTATCGCTCACAGTCAATCAGACTGAAGACACGCCGACCGCCTGCATCATCGATATCAATATCATTCCTCACACTTTGCAAAACACTACGCTAGGCAACTTAAAGCAGGGTGAAGCCGTAAATTTGGAAGTAGATCTTATTGCGCGCTATGTTGCGAGAATGCTTAATAAACTTTAA